Proteins from one Bacteroides zhangwenhongii genomic window:
- a CDS encoding polysaccharide biosynthesis/export family protein, producing the protein MKKILANSLLLLCLAGGLTSCVSSKKMLYLQGANSLDPSSQKVLDDYELHIKPDDQLYITINSKAPELLTPFANSQVLGSSTTSGASQELQGLLVDKNGDIEVPVLGKIHVAGLTRLELAGVIKNKLIEGEYIKDPTVEVRFKGAKILLLGEVNSPGVKELPSDRVTILDAIGLGGDLPPTAKRNNIQVIREENGERKSYTVDLTSSEDIFNSPVYYMQQNDVVYVEPNKSINVKGSSALTYLSAGGSIIGVLASVLSLIFILAK; encoded by the coding sequence ATGAAAAAAATTCTAGCAAACTCTTTGCTACTCTTGTGTCTTGCAGGAGGGCTGACCTCCTGTGTCTCATCTAAAAAAATGCTTTATCTGCAGGGTGCAAATTCGTTAGACCCGAGTTCACAGAAAGTACTTGATGATTATGAATTGCATATCAAGCCGGATGACCAGCTTTATATTACTATTAATAGCAAGGCACCGGAGTTGTTGACACCTTTTGCCAATAGTCAGGTGTTGGGCTCATCCACCACTAGCGGAGCTTCGCAAGAACTGCAAGGACTTCTGGTGGATAAGAATGGCGATATTGAAGTACCCGTTTTGGGAAAAATACATGTAGCCGGTCTTACACGTTTGGAATTGGCAGGGGTAATCAAGAATAAGTTGATAGAAGGTGAGTATATCAAAGATCCGACGGTAGAAGTCCGTTTTAAGGGAGCGAAAATTTTGCTTTTGGGAGAAGTCAACAGTCCCGGTGTAAAAGAACTTCCTAGCGACAGGGTGACTATCTTGGATGCGATAGGGCTAGGCGGTGATTTGCCGCCAACAGCGAAACGGAATAATATACAGGTGATTCGGGAAGAAAACGGAGAGCGCAAGAGTTATACGGTAGATTTGACTTCCAGTGAAGACATTTTTAATTCTCCGGTTTATTATATGCAACAAAATGACGTGGTTTACGTAGAGCCCAATAAATCAATTAATGTGAAGGGAAGTTCTGCACTGACTTACTTATCTGCCGGTGGTAGTATTATAGGTGTATTGGCTTCCGTACTGTCATTAATCTTTATTCTTGCAAAATAA
- a CDS encoding UpxY family transcription antiterminator, with amino-acid sequence MIISKNDDQNLLPTTVIGRSVARSKRWLVAVVRIYHEKKTSERLTKMGIENFLPIQQEVHKWSDRRKVVDRVLLPMMIFVHVDPQEQKEVLTLSAISRYMVLRGESTPAVIPDQQMLRFKFMLDYSDETISMSTSPLAPGEKVRVIKGPLAGLEGELVNVDGKSKVAVRLTMLGCACVDIPVGCVEPVSE; translated from the coding sequence ATGATCATTAGCAAAAATGACGATCAGAATCTTCTGCCAACAACTGTGATTGGCAGAAGCGTAGCACGCTCAAAACGCTGGCTAGTGGCGGTTGTACGCATATATCACGAGAAAAAAACGAGTGAGCGGCTAACGAAAATGGGGATTGAAAATTTCCTTCCTATTCAACAAGAGGTTCATAAATGGAGTGATCGTCGTAAAGTGGTAGATCGCGTTTTACTTCCGATGATGATTTTTGTCCATGTCGACCCTCAAGAACAAAAAGAGGTGTTGACGCTGTCCGCTATCAGCCGTTATATGGTACTGCGTGGGGAAAGTACTCCGGCTGTTATTCCTGACCAACAAATGTTGCGATTCAAATTTATGCTCGATTATTCGGATGAAACGATCAGTATGAGCACATCGCCGTTGGCACCGGGAGAAAAGGTACGGGTGATAAAAGGACCTTTGGCAGGTTTGGAAGGAGAGTTGGTGAATGTGGACGGCAAGTCTAAAGTTGCTGTCCGGTTAACTATGTTGGGGTGTGCATGTGTGGATATACCGGTGGGATGTGTAGAGCCGGTATCAGAATAA
- a CDS encoding DUF4906 domain-containing protein, producing MMRRDILYTFLFILVLSMASCVDDWFERTESPGEGQSTVSATVDFRPMASGLTQNTRAAGDAIKEIETLYVLLYDESGNLVENQSRQILDFEITDEKRVDADADNKISAETQTPRATFKLKEIPFGRYYIYAVANVPDLLAKKYSDYIKTIDGLKRIPLTWHNVSGEVGKNSQMLGYFTSTKKDQPENEPLTINRPSIYLHSWLRRAASKLTIAYDGSRLKEGVFVYLRSVQIKDIPMQCYLGKDNNVGAEGYGLDKTLLDGEELKYYKGSLPTTYDHEYNGPRITRGKPYYGSHHEDSVAVYFYENMQGEGKDKRQDADGKDGLDAPGMPGDPGYKFKDGMPYGTYVEVDAYYVSINSERIGNGSIKYRFMLGQDIYKDYNAKRNCHYKLTLRFKNFANDVDWHIEYEEPEPGVITPEPYFISYLYNHSMMYPIKVNTGGREIEYIKAEITDNRWAPYNASGLIYYSQMDKGNANQWNGFLSLHKTVDLVIRKTTTSVNVDSNKEHYEKAPKRGERTYTDMSVGEHTTTGSDSTDTYRVEQHPTEANTYNIFIPMYTRAKQLIKETAYTGNNPYVAYHRKAEVKITTKLKGLEKTFENMVTIYQVRRIVNPKGIYRSSGKSEPFHVVLKRLPKENATEFETFVSEGPWKAYVVRHCNSDGSSVRVINLDKGSGMSECIKDTVYGKTGSEIDFNVNFDGTCDANTSRYAIIRVEYHNYTCYHLIFVRQGDSPDDLIAGGTRWHAKNMRTKTEEAESPLDEGSLFGRGNWTYPIDALNNKNPKEYWVNIVPEDFKKSYPEDGFFTIAGSGEKKKWSDITRNEDFTEPKNGWKVASASDYQALFDSDDIKQGYGVLYGDGAEETADDLNDVYGYDYTTSKIRGMRGCFVYNEQTGKNLFFPIGASGYGHRKDSRGELAENQYKGILRYASSRNTYFKPTDVSDAYPNGVNDCPLFYDIYMRPGAIYWYDKTGENKVNGTTENSVGWDFNYFTFDFYPMGSWGTSGGKDACFVRCVEK from the coding sequence ATGATGAGACGTGATATATTATATACATTTCTGTTCATACTTGTCCTCAGCATGGCAAGTTGTGTGGACGACTGGTTTGAAAGAACGGAATCACCTGGAGAGGGGCAGAGCACGGTGTCTGCCACCGTAGATTTCCGTCCTATGGCTTCGGGGCTTACGCAGAACACAAGGGCGGCAGGAGATGCGATTAAAGAAATAGAGACACTTTATGTCTTGTTGTATGATGAAAGCGGAAACCTTGTGGAGAATCAAAGCCGTCAGATTCTGGATTTTGAAATCACCGATGAGAAACGTGTGGACGCAGACGCAGACAATAAAATATCTGCAGAGACACAGACTCCACGTGCCACTTTCAAATTAAAAGAAATACCTTTTGGCAGATACTATATTTATGCTGTTGCCAATGTTCCCGATCTTCTAGCCAAGAAGTATTCCGATTATATCAAGACCATAGACGGACTTAAGCGTATTCCGTTAACCTGGCATAATGTTTCCGGTGAAGTTGGCAAAAACAGCCAGATGCTTGGATATTTCACATCGACCAAGAAAGACCAGCCTGAAAACGAACCTCTTACCATCAACAGACCGAGCATCTACCTGCATTCATGGTTGCGCCGGGCTGCTTCGAAGCTTACAATTGCTTATGACGGCAGCCGTCTGAAAGAAGGTGTTTTTGTGTACCTCAGGTCGGTACAGATAAAGGATATTCCGATGCAATGTTATTTGGGGAAGGATAATAATGTAGGTGCCGAGGGATACGGACTGGATAAAACTTTGTTGGACGGTGAGGAACTAAAATACTATAAAGGCAGCTTGCCTACAACTTACGACCATGAATATAACGGCCCGCGTATCACACGGGGAAAACCTTATTATGGTTCCCATCATGAAGACTCCGTTGCTGTATACTTTTATGAGAATATGCAGGGGGAAGGTAAGGACAAGCGGCAGGACGCTGATGGAAAAGACGGGCTTGACGCTCCCGGAATGCCGGGAGATCCCGGTTATAAATTTAAGGATGGTATGCCATATGGTACATATGTAGAAGTAGATGCATATTATGTATCCATTAATTCAGAAAGAATTGGCAATGGTTCTATCAAATACCGGTTCATGCTTGGTCAGGATATTTACAAAGACTATAACGCCAAGCGCAACTGTCATTACAAACTGACGCTCAGATTCAAAAATTTTGCCAATGATGTAGACTGGCATATCGAATATGAGGAACCGGAACCAGGTGTTATAACTCCGGAACCCTATTTCATATCATATTTGTATAATCATTCAATGATGTACCCTATCAAAGTAAATACAGGTGGACGTGAAATTGAATATATCAAGGCGGAAATTACGGATAACCGTTGGGCTCCGTATAATGCCAGTGGCTTGATATATTACTCCCAAATGGACAAAGGGAATGCTAATCAGTGGAATGGTTTCCTCTCATTGCATAAGACTGTAGATCTGGTTATTCGCAAAACGACCACTTCGGTAAACGTGGATTCTAATAAAGAGCATTATGAAAAAGCTCCTAAAAGAGGAGAACGTACATATACAGACATGAGTGTGGGAGAACATACTACAACCGGTTCCGATTCGACAGATACATACCGTGTGGAACAACATCCTACCGAAGCGAATACATACAATATCTTTATACCTATGTATACGCGTGCCAAACAATTGATAAAAGAAACGGCTTATACCGGTAACAATCCTTATGTCGCATATCATCGGAAGGCAGAAGTCAAAATTACTACCAAACTGAAAGGTTTGGAAAAAACATTTGAAAATATGGTAACCATTTATCAAGTGCGCCGTATTGTCAATCCCAAAGGCATATATCGTAGCAGCGGAAAGAGTGAACCGTTTCATGTGGTGTTGAAACGCTTGCCAAAAGAGAATGCAACCGAATTTGAGACATTTGTGTCAGAAGGCCCGTGGAAGGCGTATGTTGTAAGGCATTGCAACAGCGATGGAAGTTCAGTGCGGGTTATCAACCTTGACAAAGGGAGTGGAATGTCGGAATGCATAAAAGATACCGTATATGGGAAAACCGGTTCTGAGATTGATTTTAATGTCAATTTTGACGGGACGTGTGATGCCAATACTTCTCGTTATGCCATCATAAGGGTAGAATACCACAACTATACTTGCTATCACCTTATATTTGTACGGCAGGGGGATAGTCCGGATGACTTGATAGCCGGTGGAACGAGATGGCATGCCAAGAATATGAGGACAAAGACGGAAGAAGCGGAATCTCCGCTGGATGAAGGCTCTCTGTTCGGGCGTGGTAATTGGACCTACCCTATTGATGCGTTGAATAATAAGAATCCCAAGGAATATTGGGTTAATATCGTACCTGAGGATTTTAAAAAGTCATACCCTGAAGATGGCTTCTTTACAATAGCCGGAAGTGGTGAAAAGAAGAAGTGGAGTGATATAACCCGGAATGAAGATTTTACGGAGCCCAAAAACGGCTGGAAGGTTGCCAGTGCCTCGGATTATCAGGCATTGTTTGATAGTGATGATATAAAACAGGGATATGGAGTGTTATATGGAGATGGGGCAGAAGAAACTGCTGATGATCTAAATGACGTGTACGGTTATGATTACACAACCTCAAAGATACGTGGAATGAGAGGATGTTTTGTTTATAACGAACAAACAGGAAAAAATCTATTTTTCCCGATAGGTGCTTCCGGTTATGGTCATAGGAAAGATTCTAGAGGGGAATTAGCGGAAAATCAATATAAGGGAATTTTGCGATATGCATCAAGTAGAAATACATATTTCAAGCCGACTGATGTAAGTGATGCTTATCCTAATGGTGTCAATGACTGCCCATTGTTTTATGACATATATATGCGTCCTGGTGCGATATACTGGTATGATAAGACCGGAGAGAATAAGGTAAATGGTACAACGGAAAACAGTGTAGGATGGGATTTTAATTATTTTACATTCGATTTTTATCCTATGGGTAGTTGGGGTACAAGTGGCGGTAAGGATGCTTGCTTCGTTCGCTGCGTAGAAAAATAA